The Sinomicrobium kalidii region TATTAGATAATCCGTTGATAAAATCGCATATTCAAAATTGTCAGACCAACCGTTTTTAAGCGGCAATACCCCTGCTGCCGCACGATTACATCGTGTGGCTGTTCCCGCTGCCGCACGATTGCATCGTGTGGCTCAAACTAACCCATCTATAACTTTCTTATCTTTTAACCAAAATACTGAAAAACAAGCACATTATCCAACAGCCCCTTTTCTCCCTAATAATCCACAGCACTGCTGTAAACATAATCTTCCGGCCGAAATACGAAGCCTGCATCTACCGGATTGTTGTGAATATAGTCGATCTTTTCCTGTATAACTTTATTGCTCCAAAGCTCAACAGGTTTGTTGTCGTGTCGCCAAAACTGATATCCGGTAACGTTGGACGACTTTCCTGCTGCTTTTTTAAACCTTTCGAGCAAAAACTCTTTTCTGCTTTCTCTCGGATTATCCCGTATTTCCTTTACTATCGCTTTGCTTGTAAACCGTTTAAAATCACCCAGCAGCAATGCGGGATGCTGCCCGTTTATACTCCTGAAGACTAAATGCATATGGTTGGTCATAATGCACCAGGCCACAATTTCCATACCTTTCTCTTTTTGGCAAAACGCCAGACTTTCCAACAGCAGGTTCTTATATTCATTCCTGGTAAAAACATCCAGCCACTCCACTACAGCAAAGCTCACAAAGTATAGGCCCTCCGGGTTATGGAACTTATAGTTTCTGCTCATAGGCTAAATGTACAGATTTTTCATTTCCGGAAAAACACGGCCGTGAGTAAAGCTCAGGAAATTAAAGATGCCACACGATGCAATCGTGCGGCAGCGGGGGTAAGTGAGGAAGAAGCTTTAAAAAGAGTAGAAAAAGCAAATTTGGCTTTTCCTGATGCTTTAGTAACAAATTATACGGGATTGATACATAACTTAAGTCTACCGGATGCAAAAGACTGTCACGTCCTGGCTGCTGCCATAAAGACTGATGCGAATGTAATAGTCACCAATAACACTAAAGATTTTCCTGAAGATTATTTAGCCTCTTTTGGCTTAGCTGCTAAAACAGCAGATGATTTTTTGACTGATATTATTGATTTAAATACGGACCAAGCCGTAAAAGCATTCAAGCAATTAGTTTTAAATAGACGAAATCCGGATTTAAATGAATTTGAAGTTCTTGACATTTTAAGAAAGCAAGGACTGAAAGATACAGCGGATTTTCTGCATTCACAGCTTTAGTTATATGCTTGGCCATGCCGAAAAGCTTTTTGTTGTACCCATACCAACGCTTAGTTATCAGCCACAGTTATTTCTTTCTCCTTATAATAATCAAGCCAGGATTTTATTCTTCCGACAAACATTTTGAGGTAGTTTTCAGTCAGGAATATGTTCGACCAATCAAATCTCCGTGCCTGTACTCCGAGATAAAAAACAAAAACAGAAGCCCCGGCTTTAGGGATTAGCCTGAGTTCATTATCCGATAACGCCCTGACTTTTTGGTAGCCGTTCAGAAAACTCTGAATTTTTGATTCATATTGTTTTTTGTCAGATTCTATGAAAAATAATTGTTTGCAGAAATATGCAATATCCAAAACCTGCCATCCGTTTCCACAAAAATCGAAGTCGAAAATTGTAATTTCCTTTTCATTGACGACAGCCATGTTATCATACCAGATATCCATATGTACGACTCCCTTTCGAACATTGTCGAAATCTGAATCCCGGAAAGACTCACCAAACGCTTTAATGAACTCCATTTCTGCTAATTCCTCGGGGAAGAATTGTTTTAAATGCTCATAAGGCAATGCTACAAGTGATTGTTTGTTATAAGAAATCCGGTCAATGGCTTTGTTTAAAGGGAAGCTGTGAATTTTTGCCATTAACGAACCAATGGAGTAACAGGTCTCTTTGTCCATAAACCGGATTTTGCCGCCTTGAGCAAATGAAAAAAGCACTACATACCTGGTTCCTTCAGGTGCATTTATTTTTTGAATGAATGCTCCGTTTTTATCCTGAATTGGAAAAGAGACCGCTATTTTATTTCCTTTCAGAAGCTTTAGCAGTTTTATCTCTTCGGTAATTTCATCTTCAGACCTCCAATTATGGCTATAAACTCGTATGACATATTTTGTTTCGCCTGAGGAAATAAAATAAGTGTGATTTATTCCTGTCCTGAATAATTCACAAGTGAAGTTTTCGTTTAACTGATATCGGTCTTTTATAAACGCTCCTAATTCTTTTGCGGAAAGTGTAGACCTTGTAACCGGAAATGCTGTCATTTTTTACTTATTAGATAGCGTGTTTCGTTTGTAAAGTTTGTTTTACCTAAAATATAAGGTACGGTGATTTCCATAGGTACTAAAAAAAGAAGAAATGTCAGGGTATTTAAAATACATCGGTTTCTCGTAAAACCTTTGCAGGGGATTGGTGTGTAAAAGTATAAAAAATTCTTAGGGCTTGACATCTTGGCTTATTATTAACGTGTAATGGGTTGCGAAGTCGGAGACATTCGCAGAGCGGTTTCCGGAAAAATAGGGCCGTGAGTAAAACCCGGGAAATTAAAGATGCCACACGATGCAATCGTGCGGCAGCGGGGGCCTGTACAACGCTGCCATAGTTATTAGCCACTGGCTTTTCCTTTCAAATATATTTCTGGTGTCAGGATAGCCAGTTTACTTTTTTTAAAGTCTTTTAAGTTTCTGGTCAGGACAATTTTGATTTTTCCGTTTTCTATTGCAGAAAAATTTTGTAGTGCATCTTCAAAATCTTTAAAATCAGAGTTAAGAGCATTTAATACGGCATTTTTATCCATATTGATAATTTCAATAATACTTAAAAGTTGTTTTATTTTTTCTACAATTATATTGTGTTTTGCTGTTTTTCTTAGTAAATAGTAAACATTGGAAATTATTACAGGCGTAGTATATCCTTCTAATTGTTTTTCCGCACAAAGATTTAAAATTTGCGTAGAATATTCTGAAAATGGTTTTCGGTCAAAAAAGAAATCCATTAAAACATCAGTATCGATCAGAACTTTATCCATTTATAAGTATTTTTTTTCTAAACGATTTCTCAGTTCCTTTTTATAATCCATATCCTTTGGCATCCTAAAAGAACCTTTTAACGATTCCACTATTGGGTTGAGTTTTTTATCTTTATTTTTCTGATCTTTTTCGGTAAGGATCTTTAAATAGTTTTCGATAATATCGGATAAACTTCTGTTTTTTTCTTTCGCATAATTTTTGGCGCGCTCAATGATCTCTCTTTCAATTGTTAATGTCAGTTTAGTATTCATAACTATAAATTTAGTGAGTACATAATATCACAAAGTTAATAAATAATTCTTGAATACGTGTGTTTTTATTTTTTTTGATACGTGTATGTTGGTTTATGATTGACAAAGGGCCTGATACCTTGCCTGGCTTATCATTAACGTGTAATAAGCTGCGAAGTCGGAGACATTCGCAGAGCGGGAATGCTGTCATTTTTTACTTATTAGGTAATCCGTTGATAAAATCGCATATTCAAAATTGTCAGACCAACCGTTTTTAAGCGGCAATACCTTTCTCTTTCTTCCTTCTCTTGTCATTCCGGCTTTTTCCAAAACACGGATACTTCCTGCGTTGTCCACCGCACATCCGGCTTCAATCCGGTGTAGTTTAAGTTCGTTAAATCCGAAATCCAAAATTTTATGTAAGGATTCCGTTGCATAACCTTTATTCCAAAAATCAGAGTGAAATTTATACCATACTTCGGCAGTTTTAAATTTCGGTTTACCGAAAATCAATGAAATCAATCCGATAAATTCTTTGTTTTCAATTAATTCAACCTTAAATGTTAAATCCTTATCCTGTTCGTTTTTTTCAATCCAATCCTTAACTATGCTTTCGGTTTGACTTATGTTTTCGGGAATTCCCAGCGTATTGAACCTGTCGGTTTCGGGAAGTGAATGTAATTCGTGAATTTTTTCCAGGTCTGATACCGAAACAGGCCTTATAAGTAATCGTTTGGTTTGTAGTTTAATTTCCATTATCGATTTTTTCGTATTACAGGCATGTTATAAATGCATTTTTGATAGACCCTTGCTTCCGTTGCACTCAAACGAGCGCCAGGTAGAGCCAGTTGGTCCTCGTTTCTGCCGGGCTCAAACGAGAACCAGTTGGATATTGTTGTACATAGTTATTCTTGTTTCATTTGCCGTAATACTGTTTTTCCATTTTCATTTTCCGGATTCAATTCAATTGATTTTTCATACATTTTAATGGCTTCTTCTTTTTTGTTTGCCATCAATAAGGCTTCACCATAACTATCATATGCATTAAAACTATCCGGAAATAAAATTGTAGTTAATTTAAAAACTTCTAAAGCCTTATCTAATTCTTTATTTCTCAAAAATGAATAACCTAATTCATTCAAATCATGTTCTGAACGATTATTTAC contains the following coding sequences:
- a CDS encoding REP-associated tyrosine transposase: MSRNYKFHNPEGLYFVSFAVVEWLDVFTRNEYKNLLLESLAFCQKEKGMEIVAWCIMTNHMHLVFRSINGQHPALLLGDFKRFTSKAIVKEIRDNPRESRKEFLLERFKKAAGKSSNVTGYQFWRHDNKPVELWSNKVIQEKIDYIHNNPVDAGFVFRPEDYVYSSAVDY
- a CDS encoding DUF6364 family protein, with the translated sequence MNTKLTLTIEREIIERAKNYAKEKNRSLSDIIENYLKILTEKDQKNKDKKLNPIVESLKGSFRMPKDMDYKKELRNRLEKKYL
- a CDS encoding GNAT family N-acetyltransferase, with translation MEIKLQTKRLLIRPVSVSDLEKIHELHSLPETDRFNTLGIPENISQTESIVKDWIEKNEQDKDLTFKVELIENKEFIGLISLIFGKPKFKTAEVWYKFHSDFWNKGYATESLHKILDFGFNELKLHRIEAGCAVDNAGSIRVLEKAGMTREGRKRKVLPLKNGWSDNFEYAILSTDYLISKK
- a CDS encoding type II toxin-antitoxin system VapC family toxin — protein: MDKVLIDTDVLMDFFFDRKPFSEYSTQILNLCAEKQLEGYTTPVIISNVYYLLRKTAKHNIIVEKIKQLLSIIEIINMDKNAVLNALNSDFKDFEDALQNFSAIENGKIKIVLTRNLKDFKKSKLAILTPEIYLKGKASG
- a CDS encoding phosphotransferase encodes the protein MTAFPVTRSTLSAKELGAFIKDRYQLNENFTCELFRTGINHTYFISSGETKYVIRVYSHNWRSEDEITEEIKLLKLLKGNKIAVSFPIQDKNGAFIQKINAPEGTRYVVLFSFAQGGKIRFMDKETCYSIGSLMAKIHSFPLNKAIDRISYNKQSLVALPYEHLKQFFPEELAEMEFIKAFGESFRDSDFDNVRKGVVHMDIWYDNMAVVNEKEITIFDFDFCGNGWQVLDIAYFCKQLFFIESDKKQYESKIQSFLNGYQKVRALSDNELRLIPKAGASVFVFYLGVQARRFDWSNIFLTENYLKMFVGRIKSWLDYYKEKEITVADN
- a CDS encoding PIN domain-containing protein — its product is MSKAQEIKDATRCNRAAAGVSEEEALKRVEKANLAFPDALVTNYTGLIHNLSLPDAKDCHVLAAAIKTDANVIVTNNTKDFPEDYLASFGLAAKTADDFLTDIIDLNTDQAVKAFKQLVLNRRNPDLNEFEVLDILRKQGLKDTADFLHSQL